A genomic stretch from Mus musculus strain CAST/Ei chromosome 11 genomic contig, GRCm38.p6 alternate locus group CAST/Ei CAST/EI_MMCHR11_CTG1 includes:
- the Irgm1 gene encoding immunity-related GTPase family M protein 1 isoform 2 (isoform 2 is encoded by transcript variant 2; The RefSeq protein has 1 substitution compared to this genomic sequence): MAETHYAPLSSAFPFVTSYQTGSSRLPEVSRSTERALREGKLLELVYGIKETVATLSQIPVSIFVTGDSGNGMSSFINALRVIGHDEDASAPTGVVRTTKTRTEYSSSHFPNVVLWDLPGLGATAQTVEDYVEEMKFSTCDLFIIIASEQFSSNHVKLSKIIQSMGKRFYIVWTKLDRDLSTSVLSEVRLLQNIQENIRENLQKEKVKYPPVFLVSSLDPLLYDFPKLRDTLHKDLSNIRCCEPLKTLYGTYEKIVGDKVAVWKQRIANESLKNSLGVRDDDNMGECLKVYRLIFGVDDESVQQVAQSMGTVVMEYKDNMKSQNFYTLRREDWKLRLMTCAIVNAFFRLLRFLPCVCCCLRRLRHKRMLFLVAQDTKNILEKILRDSIFPPQI; the protein is encoded by the coding sequence ATGGCAGAGACCCATTATGCTCCCCTGAGCTCAGCCTTCCCCTTTGTCACGTCATACCAAACAGGCTCCAGCAGGTTACCTGAGGTCAGTAGGAGCACTGAAAGAGCTTTAAGAGAAGGAAAACTACTGGAACTTGTCTACGGAATCAAGGAGACTGTGGCAACATTGTCCCAGATTCCAGTGAGCATCTTTGTGACTGGGGACTCTGGCAATGGCATGTCATCTTTCATCAATGCACTTCGAGTCATCGGCCATGATGAAGATGCCTCGGCTCCCACTGGGGTGGTGAGGACCACGAAGACACGGACTGAGTACTCTTCATCCCACTTTCCCAATGTGGTGCTGTGGGACTTACCTGGATTGGGGGCCACAGCCCAAACCGTAGAGGACTATGTGGAAGAGATGAAATTTAGCACATGTGACTTATTCATCATCATTGCCTCTGAGCAGTTCAGCTCGAATCATGTGAAGCTGTCCAAAATTATCCAGAGCATGGGAAAGAGGTTCTATATTGTCTGGACCAAGCTGGACAGGGACCTCAGCACCAGTGTCCTATCAGAGGTCCGGCTCCTACAGAATATCCAGGAGAATATCCGAGAGAATCTCCAGAAGGAGAAAGTGAAGTACCCCCCCGTGTTCCTGGTATCCAGTCTAGACCCTTTACTATATGACTTCCCGAAGCTTAGGGACACACTTCATAAAGATCTCTCCAACATCAGGTGCTGTGAACCCTTAAAGACCCTTTATGGCACTTATGAGAAGATCATTGGTGATAAAGTAGCAGTCTGGAAGCAGAGAATAGCCAACGAGTCCTTGAAGAATTCTCTCGGTGTCAGAGATGATGACAACATGGGCGAGTGTCTGAAAGTGTACCGACTGATATTTGGTGTAGATGACGAATCAGTTCAGCAGGTAGCCCAGAGTATGGGGACAGTAGTCATGGAGTACAAGGACAACATGAAGTCCCAAAACTTTTATACTCTCCGCAGAGAGGACTGGAAACTGAGGCTGATGACATGTGCAATTGTGAATGCATTCTTCCGTTTGTTGAGATTTCTCCCATGCGTATGCTGCTGTTTAAGACGCTTGAGACATAAACGCATGCTTTTCTTAGTTGCCCAGGACACCAAGAACATCCTAGAGAAAATCCTGAGGGACTCCATCTTCCCTCCGCAGATCTAG
- the Irgm1 gene encoding immunity-related GTPase family M protein 1 isoform 1 (isoform 1 is encoded by transcript variant 1; The RefSeq protein has 1 substitution compared to this genomic sequence) has protein sequence MKPSHSSCEAAPLLPNMAETHYAPLSSAFPFVTSYQTGSSRLPEVSRSTERALREGKLLELVYGIKETVATLSQIPVSIFVTGDSGNGMSSFINALRVIGHDEDASAPTGVVRTTKTRTEYSSSHFPNVVLWDLPGLGATAQTVEDYVEEMKFSTCDLFIIIASEQFSSNHVKLSKIIQSMGKRFYIVWTKLDRDLSTSVLSEVRLLQNIQENIRENLQKEKVKYPPVFLVSSLDPLLYDFPKLRDTLHKDLSNIRCCEPLKTLYGTYEKIVGDKVAVWKQRIANESLKNSLGVRDDDNMGECLKVYRLIFGVDDESVQQVAQSMGTVVMEYKDNMKSQNFYTLRREDWKLRLMTCAIVNAFFRLLRFLPCVCCCLRRLRHKRMLFLVAQDTKNILEKILRDSIFPPQI, from the exons ATGAAACCATCACACAGTTCCTGCGAG GCTGCTCCACTACTCCCCAACATGGCAGAGACCCATTATGCTCCCCTGAGCTCAGCCTTCCCCTTTGTCACGTCATACCAAACAGGCTCCAGCAGGTTACCTGAGGTCAGTAGGAGCACTGAAAGAGCTTTAAGAGAAGGAAAACTACTGGAACTTGTCTACGGAATCAAGGAGACTGTGGCAACATTGTCCCAGATTCCAGTGAGCATCTTTGTGACTGGGGACTCTGGCAATGGCATGTCATCTTTCATCAATGCACTTCGAGTCATCGGCCATGATGAAGATGCCTCGGCTCCCACTGGGGTGGTGAGGACCACGAAGACACGGACTGAGTACTCTTCATCCCACTTTCCCAATGTGGTGCTGTGGGACTTACCTGGATTGGGGGCCACAGCCCAAACCGTAGAGGACTATGTGGAAGAGATGAAATTTAGCACATGTGACTTATTCATCATCATTGCCTCTGAGCAGTTCAGCTCGAATCATGTGAAGCTGTCCAAAATTATCCAGAGCATGGGAAAGAGGTTCTATATTGTCTGGACCAAGCTGGACAGGGACCTCAGCACCAGTGTCCTATCAGAGGTCCGGCTCCTACAGAATATCCAGGAGAATATCCGAGAGAATCTCCAGAAGGAGAAAGTGAAGTACCCCCCCGTGTTCCTGGTATCCAGTCTAGACCCTTTACTATATGACTTCCCGAAGCTTAGGGACACACTTCATAAAGATCTCTCCAACATCAGGTGCTGTGAACCCTTAAAGACCCTTTATGGCACTTATGAGAAGATCATTGGTGATAAAGTAGCAGTCTGGAAGCAGAGAATAGCCAACGAGTCCTTGAAGAATTCTCTCGGTGTCAGAGATGATGACAACATGGGCGAGTGTCTGAAAGTGTACCGACTGATATTTGGTGTAGATGACGAATCAGTTCAGCAGGTAGCCCAGAGTATGGGGACAGTAGTCATGGAGTACAAGGACAACATGAAGTCCCAAAACTTTTATACTCTCCGCAGAGAGGACTGGAAACTGAGGCTGATGACATGTGCAATTGTGAATGCATTCTTCCGTTTGTTGAGATTTCTCCCATGCGTATGCTGCTGTTTAAGACGCTTGAGACATAAACGCATGCTTTTCTTAGTTGCCCAGGACACCAAGAACATCCTAGAGAAAATCCTGAGGGACTCCATCTTCCCTCCGCAGATCTAG